The Aliiroseovarius sediminilitoris region CCTTGACTTTATCGAGATCGCGGTGGTCGTCGTGCCGATTGTGGCACCCATCCTGCTGGCCGATCCCGAAGCCAACATCACGGCCGTTTGGCTGGGTGTGATGATTGGTCTGAACATTCAGACCAGTTTCCTGACACCTCCGTTCGGATTTGCGCTGTTTTATTTGCGCGGGGTGGCCCCTGCCGTCGTCAAGACGGTGCAGATGTATAAGGGTGTGATCGCCTTTATCCTGTTGCAACTGACGGCGCTGGCCATCGTGGGTTCGTATCCTCCGCTGGTGAACTACCTGCCCAACCGGGTCAGTTTCCTGTCAGAAACCAGCCCGCCACCACGAAACCCAAGGCTTCAGATGTGCCTTGAGGAATATGTCGGGCAGAAACTGTCGGAAAGCACCGAAATTCAGGACGCTATCGCAACCGCGCGAGCCTTCGATCTGGCGGTGTTACCCGAAAATCTGTCGGACGACATGACCGACGCGCTTGATTCTGCTGACACCGCCGTTTCCGAGCTTGAATCCGCATTTGCCGCCGAAAGCGAAGTGGAAGCTGCCGCGGACGATTATCGCCCGCAATTGCGGTTGGTGCGCGGGATAGAGAAACAGATCCGTAGTGCCAACGAGGCGATCGACAATCTGAAAACCCGGATCGGTCGGATGCGCGACGAAAGTCAGGCATCCGCGCGGACCGCGCTTGAGGCTGATGTTGCCGCCCTGACCGCCGAGGTCGAGTATCTGCGCGAGCAAATTCCCGAAAGCTGGAAAGAGGTTCACGAAACCTTCCAAGGCTTGACCAACGCCGAAAACGCGGCGCGGACACGCTATCGCCGGGCTGCCGACTCGGCCTATGAGGATGCGCTGGATGTTCTGGCCGTGCTTGAAGCAACCGAGAGTTTCGCCGCGATGGAACCGCAATTGCGCGACTTGAAAGCGACAATTGAATCCACACCCGAAAGCGAAGCAGAGGATCTGGTCAGTGAAATGTCCAAGGCTTTCGGCAAAATCGAAGGTGCGGATGATGTCGAAGACGCCTTGAAAGACGTCGCGAAGGCGCTGAAGGGAAGCAACCCTGACCGTGTCGAAGCGATGGAATCCTATGACACCGCCGTATCAGAGTTCGAGTCGCAGATCGCATGGCGCCAGCAGGCGGACGCAACCCTGCGCCCAGGTCTGACAAGCTATGTGGACACCCTGCGTGGCAGCCTTGGCATTCGCGTTCAGGATCGATTCACCCGCGAACAGGCATTGGCAATGGCATCCTGTTCGTCACAACATCGCGATATCTCGTTGAATTTCTGAGCATATTTGACACAACAACTGAAAGGGCCGGTGATGACACCGGCCCTTTTGTATGCTGTAGTGGGTAGTATTTTCACATCGGACATAGGATAAGTGTCGGAACGGAAAGCCACACAGTCGGTATCAAACCTTGCGAAACCCGATCATCTGGTCAACTCTAAGAGCCGATCTAAAAAAATGGGCCAAAAGGCCCAAAAGCTTCACACAGGGAGTCCTCAATGTCCAAAGAACTTGAATATCTGTCAAAACAGTTTGTCGCGCGTAAGCTATCACGCCGTCACTTCATGGGCCGTGCCGCCGCACTTGGCATGACCGCAGCGGGGGCAAGCACCATGCTGTCTTCGGCAGTCTATGCCCAAGGGCCGGTCAAGGGCGGAACAATCCGCGTCGGCATCCAGGGCGGATCGACCACCGACAGCCTTGATCCGGCAACCACAACCAACTCCACCGGCACCATGGTCAACCGCTTCTGGGGTGAGCCTCTGCTTGAACTTGCCCCCCATGGCGGGCTTGAAAACAAGCTGGCTGAAGAGGTTTCAGCCTCGGCTGATGCCAAGGTCTGGACCTTCAAGATCCGCTCGGGCGTCCAGTTTTCAAATGGTAAGACCCTGACTGCCGATGACGTTCTGGCAACGATGGAACGTCATTCGGGCGAAGACACGAAATCCGGTGCGCTGGGGATCATGCGCGGCATTACCGCGATGAGCGCCGATGGGGACAAGTTCATCGTCGAGTTGGACACGCCGAACGCCGACCTTCCCTATCTGATGACCGACTATCACCTGATGATCCAACCCAATGGCGGCAATGATGACCCGACCGCCGCGATCGGCACCGGCCCCTATATCCTGAAAGAAGTGGATATGGGCGTCCGCTTTGTGGCCGAAAAGAACCCCGACTATTGGGGCGATCTGGGCCATGCCGATACCATTGAGCTTGTCGTGATCAACGACGACACCGCACGTATGGCGGCAATTCAGTCGGGCCAGGTCGACATGGTTGTCCGCGTGCCCCCACGGACCGCTGATCTGGTGGCACGCGCGCCCAACATCAATGTCTCGTCAACCTCCGGCCCCGGCCACTACGTGTTCATTGCCCATTGCGACACGGCGCCTTTCGACAACAACCACCTGCGCCTTGCACTGAAATACGGCATAAACCGCCAGGAGATGGTCGACAAGATTCTGTTTGGCTATGGCTCGATCGGGAACGACATCCCGATCAACGATTCTTATCCCCTGTTCACCGAGATCGAGCAGCGCAACTACGACCCTGATCAGGCAAAGTTCCACTTTGACAAGTCCGGGTATGATGGCACCATCCTGCTGCGCACGTCTGACAACAGCTTCCCCGGTGCCCCGGATGCGTCGGCGCTGTTTCAACAATCGCTGGCAACGGCGGGGATCAATCTTGAAATCAAGCGCGAGCCGAATGACGGTTACTGGTCCGAGGTCTGGAACGTCAAGCCATTCAGCACCAGCTATTGGAGCGGACGGCCGACCCAGGACCAGATGTATTCTACCGCGTATCTTTCGACGGCGGACTGGAACGACACACGGTTCTTCAATGAGCAATTCGACCAGATGCTGTTGGCGGCACGGGCCGAGTTGGACGAGGCCAAGCGCACCCAGATATATGCCGATATGGGCATGATCGTGCACAACGAAGGTGGTCTGATCGCCCCGATGTTCAATGATTTCATCGACGCCACGACCGATCGGGTCGCCGGCTGGGTCGAAGGCCACAAGGGCTTTGACCTGATGAACTTCTATGCCCCGATGAAGATGTGGGTCGTCGGCTGATATGCCGTTGCTCATGAAACTGCTGGTCCAACGCATCGCGTTGGGCCTGCTTCTTCTGCTACTCGTCTCGGTCCTGATCTTCTGGGGGACGAACATCTTGCCGGGCGACGTGGCGCAATCCATTCTGGGCCAGTCGGCCACCCCCGAAGCACTGGCCAATATTCGCAAAGAGCTGGGTTTGAACGAGCCTGCGATCAGTCGCTATTTCGCCTGGCTTGGCGGACTTGTTCAGGGTGATCTGGGCACCGCGCTGACCTCGGGGCAGGATATTGCCGCCAGCCTTGGCTCTCGTCTGAAAAATACACTTTTCCTTGCCTTCTGGGCCGCCGTGGTCGCTGTGCCGCTGGCCATCTTTCTGGGCCTGCTTGCGGTCCGCTATCGCGAACGCTGGCCGGACAAGCTGATTTCAGCCGTTACGCTGGCGTCGATTTCTGTGCCGGAATTTTTGATCGGCTATATCCTGATGTATTTCATCGGCGTGAAATTGGGCTGGGCGCCCACTGTGTCAATGATCCATGATGGCATGAGCCTGGGGCAAAAGCTGAACTCGATCGCATTGCCCGTCGCCGTGCTGACCATGGTTGTCCTCGCCCATATGATGCGTATGACACGCGCCGCGATTCTGAATGTGATGCAATCGGCCTATATCGAAACGGCCGAGCTGAAGGGCCTGACGATGTTCACGATCATCTGGCGCCACGCCTTTCCCAACTCGATCGCACCCATCGTCAACGTCGTCATGCTGAACCTTGCCTATCTTGTCGTCGGTGTCGTGGTGGTCGAGGTGGTCTTCACCTATCCTGGCATGGGCCAGTATCTTGTGGACCATGTGTCCAAACGTGACGTGCCGGTGGTGCAGGCCTCCGGGCTGATTTTTGCGGCAGTCTATATCGGGCTGAACATGGTGGCGGACATCGTGTCGATTCTTGCCAACCCAAGGCTGAGGCATCCGAAATGACAAGAATACCCCCGGCCGCATTGTTCGGCCTGTTCTTCACTGGTCTATATTTCTTCATGGCGATTTTTGCGCCTTGGATCGCGCCCTATTCGATGACCCAGATCGTCGGCGGGGTGTGGGAACCATGGTCCTCCGAACACTGGATCGGCACGGACAATATCGGCCGTGATCTCATGACCCGCATGATCTATGGCGGGCGCACGACGATCTTCATCGCAACGATGGCAACGATCATCAGCTTTACCACCGGATCCATACTCGGCTTTACCGCCGCCGTGATTGGCGGATGGATTGATCAGGTGCTCAGCCGTTTTGTCGATCTGGTCATGTCGATCCCGACCCTTATCTTCGCATTGGTCGTGTTGTCGGTCATGCCAGTGACGCTGCCGATACTCATACTGGTCATGGGGCTTCTGGATTCAACCCGTGTCTATCGACTGGCCCGCGCGGTTGCGGTGGACATCAACGTGATGGACTTCGTCGAAGCCGCCAAGCTGCGCGGCGAAGGCCGGATTTGGATCATTTTTCGCGAAATCCTGCCCAACGCGCTGTCGCCGCTGGTGGCCGAAATGGGGCTTCGCTTCATCTTTGCGGTGCTGTTTGTCTCGACCCTGTCCTTCCTGGGTCTTGGCGTCCAACCGCCCAACGCTGACTGGGGCGGCATCGTGAAAGAAAACAAGGACGGTATCGTCTATGGCATTCCGGCAGCCCTTGTGCCCGCTGTGGCCATCGCCACGCTGGCAATCTCGGTTAACCTTGTCGCCGACTGGGTTTTGAACCGAACAACCAGCCTGAAAGGGGGCCGCGGATGAGCAACAATCTTGTAGCAGTGCGCGACCTGAAAATCGGCGCGCGGGTCTATCCGCCGGGTGAAAAACCGCATGACATTGAAATTGTCCACGGCGTGTCCTTCGATCTTCAGAAGGGAAAAGTGCTTGGCCTGATCGGCGAAAGCGGTGCAGGAAAATCGACCATTGGGCTGGCCACCATGGCCTATGGCCGTGGCGGTGTTGAAATCACCGGCGGCGAGGTGTGGGTCAACGGGCGCGAGATCCTGAACACCAGCCTGCGCGACCTGCGCAAACTGCGCGGGACCGAGGTGACATATGTCTCGCAATCTGCCGCCGCCAGCTTCAACCCGGCCAAGAAGATCATGGATCAGGTGATCGAAGCGACGGTTCATGCGGGCAAACTTTCCAGAAAAGACGCGGAATCCCGCGCGGTCGAATTGTTCACCAAACTTGGCCTGCCGGACCCCGAAACCATCGGAAGTCGCTATCCACACCAGGTATCGGGCGGGCAGTTGCAGCGCTGTATGACGGCGCTGGCGCTGTGTCCCGAACCCGATCTTGTGGTGTTTGACGAACCCACCACAGCGCTGGATGTAACCACGCAGATTGATGTGTTGATGGCAATCAAGGACGCGATCCGCGACACCGGCGTCGCCGCGCTTTATATCACCCATGATCTGGCGGTCGTGGCGCAGGTCTCCGATGAAATCATGGTGCTGCGCATGGGCGACATGGTCGAACACGGCACCGCCGATCAGATTATCAACGCCCCGCGCGAAGACTACACCCGCGATTTGGTGTCGGTGCGGTCCCGAGTGCATGAGGGCAAGCCCCCGACCGACAATCCGGTTCTAACCGTCGAACACATCACTGCCCGCTACAAGGGAACGAACTTCGACGTGCTGCATGACGTTTCAATGGAACTGCACGCGGGGCAAACGCTCGCCGTTGTGGGCGAAAGCGGATCGGGTAAGTCAACCACCGCCCGCGTGATGACGGGACTGTTGCCCGCACGTGAAGGGCAGATCGTCTTCGAAGACCGAATACTGTCCCCTGATCTTGCCGGGAGGGCGCGCGACGATCTGCGTGAAATTCAGATGATCTATCAGATGGCCGATGTCGCGATGAACCCGCGCCAGACAGTCGGCACGATCATCGGGCGTCCGCTCGAATTCTATTTTGGGGTACGCGGCGCCGAAAAACGAAAACGCATTGACGAGCTTTTGAACGACATCGAGCTTGGAACCGAATTCAAGGACCGCTATCCCGCCGAGCTTTCGGGCGGGCAAAAGCAGCGGGTCTGCATCGCGCGCGCGCTGGCCGCGAAACCCAAGGTCATCATCTGTGACGAGGTGACATCGGCGCTGGACCCTCTGGTCGCCGAAGACATTCTCAGACTGCTTCACAATCTTCAGAAAAAAGAAAACGTCGCGTATTTGTTCATCACACACGATCTTGCCACGGTGCGCGCCATCGCAGACAGTATCGCGGTGATGTATCAGGGCCGTGTCGTGCGCTACGGCCCAAAGGCCGAGGTGTTGTCGCCACCCTTTGATGACTATACCGATCTTCTGCTCAGCTCGGTGCCTGAAATGAGGCTTGGCTGGCTGGAAGAGGTGGTGGAACACCGCAAAATGGAAAGCGCCGGGAACTGAAGGCAGGCTGTTTTAAGAAGAACATCATGGATCGCAAGCTGCTTTTGATCATTCTTGACGGTGTGCCGTGGCGAAACTGGCGCCGATTGTTCGGCAATCTGGAAGGTTGGGTCGACAGCGGCGATGCGCAACGCTGGAAAGTGCGCTCTGTCCTGCCGTCGACGTCGGCCAGTTGTTATGCCTCGATCCACACAGGCGTGACGCCGCAGGAACATGGCTGCACGGGCAACAACAACGTGTTCCGCCTGACCCAGCCCGACATTTTCAGCCAGGTGCGCAAGGCGGGCGGCGTCACCGGCGCGGTCACGCACAGTTTCTGGTCCGAGTTCTTCAACCGTGCACCCTTCGATCTGGTGCGGGACATTGAATATGATGAGCCCGACAGCCCGACGATCAATCACGGACGTTTTCACACAATGACCGGATACGGGTTGATTAACCAGACCACACCGGCCGATATCGACCTGTTTGCCACGCTCAGTATGCTGTGTGAACGGTTCGGGCTGAACTATGGGATCCTGCACACCTGCACGCTGGATAGCATGGGCCACCGGTTCGGGCATGAGTGCCGGGAAATGGATCACGCGTGTTTTCAAGCCGACGAGCAACTGGCGCTGTTCATCAATCGCTGGCGCGCGGACGGGTATGAGGTCGTCGTGACCGCCGACCACGGCCAGACCGACCGTGGGCACCATGGTGGACGCGAAGAGTTGCAGCAGGACGCGGCGCTATACTATTTCGGCCCCGCGACCGGCCCTGATTTCGATGATCGACTGGACCAGTTGCAAATCGCGCCCACAATCCTGTCGCGACTGGGCGCACCCATCCCTGACACCATGAAATCCGAGGTATTCCTGACATGACTTGGGCCATTCCCTGCCCCGCGCAACCGTCTCTGCCAATCACCGGGTCGGATGATCGCTTTCCCGTGCGGCGCATTTATTGCGTCGGCCAGAACTACGCGGCACATGCACGCGAAATGGGGTCGAATCCGGATCAGGAGCCGCCATTTTTCTTCTCGAAACCCGCCGATGCTTTGGTGCCTGACGGGGCGACGGTTCCCTATCCGCCGGGCACCGAGAACCTGCATCACGAAGCCGAGCTTGTGGTCGCAATCGGCTCTGGTGGTGCCAACATTCCGCGCGACACAGCGCTTCATCATGTCTGGGGATATGCGGTCGGCAACGACTTGACCCGACGCGACATTCAGGCGGCCGCCAAGAAGATCGGACGACCATGGGACATGGCGAAAGGTTTCGATCACTCTGCCCCCTGCGGCCCACTGCACCCGGTTGCAACGACGGGCCACATCAACAGTGGGGCCATCCGGCTGACGGTCAATGGTGAGACCCGCCAATCCTCGGACCTGTCTGATCTGATCTGGCCCATCGCGGATGTGATTGCCTATTTGTCGTCACTGGTCACACTTGCACAGGGCGACCTGATTTTCACCGGCACACCCGAAGGCGTCGGCCCGTTGGTGTCGGGCGACGTTTGCGTTGTAAAGATCGAAGGATTGGGCCGGCTGACCACCCGGATCGGGGAAAAAGCGGGCTAACCCGTTATTGACGACAGGTGCAGGATCAGGCTTTCGCGCGCACCCAGGATATGGCGTTCAGTCAGGGCGGCAGCCTCATCCGCATCGCCACGTTCGCAGGCATTTTGAATCTGCATATGTTCTTCATTCGCGCGCGACATGCCTTCGCTGAGCACAAGCTGCGCTCGCAGATAGCGGTCGATCCGGTTCAGCGCCCCGTCAATAGCCTCCAGATGATAGGTCAGACCGCTGGCATTATAGAGCGTCGCATGGAACTGACGGTTCAGATCCCCCCATTTCATTGGGTCCGCTTCCATATGGAACGCCTCGCAATAGCTTCGCGCCTGGGCCAGAATGTCCGGCGTCATCTTTGGCACCGCGTGACGAATGACATGCGGCTCCAACACAGCGCGAAAATCAAAAATCTCGGACGCCTCGGTCGATGATAATGACGACACGACCGCCCCTTTATAGCGCTGCGACCGCACCAAACCGTGTTCTTCCAACCGCAATATCGCCTCACGCACAGGAATGCGCGACGTGTTGAACATCTTGGCAATCTCATCCTGACGCAACGGCGCACCTTCTTCGATCTCGCCCTCGATGATCGCTTTTTTTAGCGCATCAAAGATGATGGTCGCGGCGGACGCGGTCTTGGAAATGTCGACAGATCTGAGTTGCATCAAAATGCCTCCTTGCCCCGCGCGCACTCTAGCAAGCGGCGACCGCTCTTTGAAGTGGTGTCAAATTATTATTGCATATTGGATCCAATTTGCAATATGAGGAATTGAACACCCACTCTCGCGCCACTCACGTCCACCTTCTTGGCCTGATCCGACCCAACAGGAGACCTCCCGATGAACACCGACATTTTCACAGGCTGCATTCCGGCCCTGATGACCCCATGCACGCCCGATCGCAAACCAGATTACGATGCGCTGGTTGCCAAAGGGTTGGAGTTGATCGCCGCAGGCATGTCTGCCGTTGTTTATTGTGGGTCGATGGGGGATTGGCCGCTTCTGACCGATGAAGAGCGGATGGAAGGTGTTGCCCGCCTGACCGCCGCCGGCATCCCGGTCATTGTCGGCACCGGCGCGGTGAACACCAAGATGGCCGTGACCCATGCCGCCCATGCCGCCAAGGTCGGTGCGAAAGGCCTGATGGTGATCCCCCGTGTGTTGTCACGCGGCTCGTCACTGGACGCCCAACGGCATCATTTCTCGGCCATTCTGTCTGCCGCGCCCGATCTGCCTGCCGTGATCTATAACAGTCCCTATTACGGCTTTGCGACGCGCGCTGACCTGTTTTTTGCGCTGCGGGCCGAGCACCCGAACCTGATTGGCTTCAAGGAGTTTGGTGGCGCGGACGACCTGCGCTATGCCGCCGAGAACATCACTTCGAAAGACGATGATGTCACTCTGATGATCGGTGTCGATACCACGGTATTTCATGGCTATGTGAACTGCGGTGCGACCGGAGCGATCACCGGAATCGGCAACGTTCTGCCACGCGAGGTGCTGCACCTTGTTGCCCTAAGCAAGAAGGCCGCCGCTGGCGACGTCACAGCCCGCGTAAAAGCACAAGAACTTGAAGAGGCACTTGGCGTTCTGTCCAGCTTCGACGAAGGGCCCGATCTTGTTCTGTATTACAAGCACCTGATGGTGATGACGGGCGACGATGCCTATCGCACGCATTTCAACGAAACCGATGCGCTGACCGATGCCCAGCGCAACTATGCGGAAAGCCAGTTTCACCTGTTTCGCAACTGGTATGCGGCATGGTCCAAGCAGGAAGGCATCGTTTCGGAATGCGCGTGATCGACAGCCATACCGAAGGCGAGCCCACTCGTGTCATTCTGTCGGGCGGCCCTGATCTTGGCACCGGCAGCCTGACCGAGCGCGCCCGACGCTTGCGTGATGATCACGGATGGGTTTATGCCGCAACTCTGGCAGAGCCACGCGGCCATGATGCCATGGTCGGCGCCCTTCTGGTGCCGCCGTCAGACCCGACCTGCGTGGCGGCCGTCATCTATTTCAACACGGTTGGCAATCTGGGCATGTGCGGGCACGCCACCATCGGGCTGACCGCAACTTTGGCGCATTTGGGGCAACTTGACCCCGGCACCCACCGTATTGAAACCCCAGTTGGTGTTGTCTCTGCCCAACTGTTCGACCGGAACACCGTGCGTGTCACCAATGTCGAAAGCTACCGCTTGCAGGCCGGTGTCACGGTCGATGTCGATGGCATCGGTCCTGTCACCGGAGACATCGCGTGGGGCGGCAACTGGTTCTTTCTGACCGAGTTCGACCAGATCGACCTCAGCCCGGACAACATCCCTGACCTCACTCAAGCCGCCAGACGTATTCGCGCAGCGTTGCAGCACGCGAGAATGACCGGAAAAGATGGGGCCGAAATTGACCACATCGAATTGCTCGGTCCACCAAAATCTGCTACCGCGCAAGGCCGGAACTTCGTGCTCTGCCCCGGTGGGGCCTATGACCGCTCGCCCTGCGGCACGGGGTGTTCAGCCAAGCTTGCTTGTCTGGCCGCAGATGGAAAGCTCGCAGAGGGCGCGGTCTGGAAACAGGAAAGCGTGATTGGCAGCACCTATGACTGCACCTATGTGACCCGCCCGTCTGGCGGCATCGTGGCCACCATTCAGGGTCGGGCGTTCATCACGTCCGAGGCGACCTTGTTATTCAACGCCGACGATCCGTTTCGGGGTGGTATTCGCATCAATCATCGCGGATGCTGATGCCCTGCAAAAGTATCACGCCATGTTCTGTGGAGACCCCGAATGACAAAGGAACCCATCGATATTGTCGTCATCGGCGCAGGGATCATCGGGGTCAGCACGGCACTTGAGCTTCAGGCAAGGGGCCGCATCCCCTTGCTTGTCGATCGCAAAGGGATCGCCGCAGAAACCTCGCGCGGAAACGCGGGCGCCTTCGCTTTTTCGGAAGTCGAACCCCTGGCCACGCCGGGCATCATGCGCCGGGCACCCAGGTGGCTGTTGGATCCGCTGGGTCCGCTTTCGATTCCACCGGCCTACGCGTTGAAAATCGCACCCTGGATGTTGAAATTCTGGCGGGCCAGTTGGTCGGATCGGTATGATCGCGCGGTCACAGCACAGACCCGCCTGATGCAATATTGTGAGGCCGCGTTTGAACGACAGCTTTCCCGGTTCGGGGATCCGAACATGATCCGCCGCGAGGGACAGTTGGAGCTTTATGAAGGCGCAAGCGCGTTCAGAGAGGCGCAACCCAAATGGCAGCGTCGAGCCGATCTTGGGATCAAGGTGCATCTGTTGGATCACCCCGATGCCATCGCCGAAATCCAGCCAGGCCTGAGCCGGAGATTTACCCATGCCGGGTTCACTCCCGGCTGGTTCAACACCACCGACCCTCAGAATTGGACCGAGATGCTGGCCCAGAGATACGCCGATCAAGGCGGTCGGGTTGGGACGCTTGAGGTCCACGACATGACCCCCCGCTCGGATCACATCGAACTCGTGACCGACCAGGGCCGCTTGTTGGCCAATCAAGTCGTCCTCTGTGCAGGGGCATGGTCGCACAAGCTGGCCGCAAAGATCGGGGATGCCCTCCCGCTTGAAACCGAACGAGGATACAACACCACGTTTGACCACACATCTGTTAACCTGAAAACACATCTGACCTTTGCCGCGCACGGATTCGTCATGTCAAAGATTGGGGATGGATTGCGCATCGGAGGTGCGGTCGAGTTGGGTGGATTGGACTTGCCCCCCAACTATCGCCGGGCGGAAATTCTGGTGCGGAAAGCCGCATCATTCATGCCCGGTCTGGATGCGTCGGGTGGCAGGCAGTGGATGGGCTATCGGCCGTCTCTGCCTGACAGTCTGCCGGTCATCGGGCCGTCCAGCGCGGGTGATCGAATCCTCTATGCCTTCGGTCACGGGCATCTGGGTCTGACCCAATCGGCTGGCACGGCCGAGCTGGTGGCCGATCTCGCGGCACAA contains the following coding sequences:
- a CDS encoding NAD(P)/FAD-dependent oxidoreductase, yielding MTKEPIDIVVIGAGIIGVSTALELQARGRIPLLVDRKGIAAETSRGNAGAFAFSEVEPLATPGIMRRAPRWLLDPLGPLSIPPAYALKIAPWMLKFWRASWSDRYDRAVTAQTRLMQYCEAAFERQLSRFGDPNMIRREGQLELYEGASAFREAQPKWQRRADLGIKVHLLDHPDAIAEIQPGLSRRFTHAGFTPGWFNTTDPQNWTEMLAQRYADQGGRVGTLEVHDMTPRSDHIELVTDQGRLLANQVVLCAGAWSHKLAAKIGDALPLETERGYNTTFDHTSVNLKTHLTFAAHGFVMSKIGDGLRIGGAVELGGLDLPPNYRRAEILVRKAASFMPGLDASGGRQWMGYRPSLPDSLPVIGPSSAGDRILYAFGHGHLGLTQSAGTAELVADLAAQSKPAIDLAPFAAARF